From the Nonlabens marinus S1-08 genome, one window contains:
- a CDS encoding molecular chaperone DjiA — translation MSFFGYIFLFIVLRWLYSLFVNSSATTQRTGAPFQQRSTTVSPEDFELHLLTLSSIVMKADGKVTESEMAYVQQYFVSSYGKDRANAIFKVFNEVVKKREINPARVCQYLNARTRYESRLQILHFLFGIAQADGHVGEAEVRMLDQIASYLRLTQRDFISIKAMFVKDQDNAYKILEIDKSVPDHEVKKAYRTMAKKYHPDKVIDMDEAYRRGAEEKFRKVQEAYETIQKERGMV, via the coding sequence ATGAGTTTTTTCGGTTATATTTTTCTTTTTATAGTCCTGAGGTGGCTGTATTCCCTATTTGTCAATAGTTCAGCTACTACCCAGCGTACTGGGGCTCCTTTCCAGCAGCGATCAACTACCGTAAGTCCTGAAGATTTTGAACTTCATTTACTGACTTTATCGTCCATCGTAATGAAGGCCGACGGTAAAGTGACGGAAAGCGAAATGGCTTATGTACAGCAGTATTTTGTAAGCAGTTACGGTAAGGATCGTGCAAATGCCATATTCAAAGTGTTCAATGAGGTGGTAAAAAAGCGGGAGATCAATCCTGCTCGGGTTTGTCAATACTTGAATGCCAGGACGCGTTATGAATCCAGGTTACAGATATTGCACTTCCTATTTGGGATCGCACAAGCAGACGGTCATGTAGGGGAAGCGGAAGTTCGCATGCTGGATCAAATTGCTAGCTATTTGCGATTAACACAGCGTGACTTTATTTCTATTAAAGCGATGTTTGTTAAGGATCAAGACAATGCCTACAAGATCTTAGAAATAGACAAGTCTGTTCCAGATCACGAGGTGAAAAAGGCGTACCGTACCATGGCTAAAAAATACCATCCAGACAAAGTCATCGACATGGACGAGGCGTATCGCAGGGGTGCCGAGGAGA